From a single Pseudorasbora parva isolate DD20220531a chromosome 15, ASM2467924v1, whole genome shotgun sequence genomic region:
- the usta gene encoding uronyl 2-sulfotransferase a isoform X3: protein MVMLQMDLKLCSNNFFQHLREELPFPSQVIYNRVGKCGSRTVVLLLRILAEKHQFNLVSSDIHNKTRLTKHEQVSGWVDLMRNISTIPQPFLYTRHVHFLNFTRFRIEQPVYINIIRDPINRFLSNYFFRRFGDWRGEQNHLIRTPQMKDDERYLDINVCIMENYPECSNPRLFYIVPYFCGQHPQCREPGVWALERAKQNVIENFLLVGILEELEDVLLLLERLLPHYFSDVLTIYKSPTFWKMGNLTGTVKKHMPTIEALQVLYQRMKYEYDFYNFIRDQFHLTKKKIGLKSASQNSAHEPDFLRELALRTHEPLEEEDEEEEEEDMGQEDANIWLVQP from the exons atggttatgctccaaatggacctgaagctgtgcagcaacaactttttccagcaccttagagag GAGCTGCCATTCCCAAGTCAGGTGATCTACAACAGAGTTGGCAAGTGTGGAAGTCGGACAGTTGTCCTGCTGCTGAGGATTTTGGCAGAAAAGCACCAGTTTAACCTGGTGTCCTCTGACATCCATAACAAAACCAGACTCACAAAGCATGAGCAGGTCAGTGGatgg GTGGATTTGATGAGAAACATTAGCACTATTCCGCAGCCTTTTCTGTACACCAGACATGTTCACTTTCTCAATTTCACAAG GTTTAGAATAGAACAACCTGTCTACATAAACATCATCAGGGATCCCATTAACCGTTTCCTCTCCAATTACTTTTTCCGTCGTTTTGGGGACTGGAGAGGAGAGCAGAATCACTTGATCCGCACACCCCAGATGAAAGATGACGAGAGATATTTG GACATTAACGTTTGCATCATGGAGAACTACCCTGAGTGCTCCAACCCACGCCTCTTCTACATCGTTCCATATTTTTGTGGACAACACCCTCAGTGCAG AGAGCCTGGAGTTTGGGCTTTGGAAAGGGCCAAACAAAACGTTATAGAGAACTTCCTTCTTGTGGGAATTCTGGAAGAGCTGGAGGATGTATTGCTCCTGCTGGAGAGACTCCTACCTCACTACTTTAGTGATGTCCTAACCATCTACAAGAGTCCAA CATTCTGGAAGATGGGGAACCTTACAGGCACAGTAAAGAAACACATGCCGACTATAGAGGCCCTGCAGGTGCTTTACCAAAGGATGAAGTACGAATATGACTTTTACAACTTCATTCGTGACCAGTTCCATCTAACTAAGAAGAAAATCGGCCTTAAGTCCGCCTCCCAGAACTCGGCTCATGAGCCTGACTTCCTCCGTGAGCTTGCCCTCAGGACCCATGAGCCTTTGGAAGAGGAGgacgaagaggaggaagaggaggacaTGGGGCAAGAGGATGCCAACATCTGGTTGGTTCAGCCCTGA